Proteins encoded in a region of the Triticum dicoccoides isolate Atlit2015 ecotype Zavitan chromosome 3A, WEW_v2.0, whole genome shotgun sequence genome:
- the LOC119272638 gene encoding abscisic acid and environmental stress-inducible protein-like — protein MSWWKSKSHFSADSQDSSSDGAYRGGKERSPSRRKKSDEDEEEYRPYAGYGANTNRGGANEGGGGGYNNGYGGGGSYSNGNGGITPYNGGGGYNSNSSYGNGGGGYNNNSSYGNGGGGYNNNSSYGNGNGGDGYNNAPSWASQDTGGRTPMYINTREVHVYGAPQNDDDYNGDQKRRGGGGGGSGFFGPAFHAVGHFVDRRFGLDDRN, from the coding sequence ATGTCGTGGTGGAAGTCCAAGTCGCACTTCAGCGCCGACAGCCAGGACTCGAGCTCCGACGGCGCGTACCGCGGAGGTAAGGAACGCTCGCCGTCACGTCGCAAGAAGTccgacgaagacgaggaggagtacCGCCCCTACGCAGGCTACGGCGCCAACACCAACCGCGGCGGGGCCAACGAAGGCGGGGGCGGCGGCTACAAcaacggctacggcggcggtggcTCGTACAGCAACGGCAACGGCGGTATCACGCCCTACAACGGCGGCGGTGGCTACAACAGCAACTCTTCCTACGGCAACGGCGGCGGTGGCTACAACAACAACTCTTCCTACGGCAACGGCGGCGGTGGCTACAACAACAACTCTTCCTACGGCAACGGCAACGGCGGCGACGGGTACAACAACGCTCCCAGCTGGGCATCCCAGGACACCGGCGGCCGGACGCCGATGTACATAAACACCAGAGAGGTCCACGTCTATGGGGCGCCGCAGAACGACGACGACTACAACGGCGACCAGaagaggcgtggcggcggcggcgggggcagcgGGTTCTTCGGTCCGGCCTTCCATGCCGTCGGCCATTTCGTCGATCGCAGGTTCGGCCTCGACGATAGGAACTGA
- the LOC119272801 gene encoding protein FAR1-RELATED SEQUENCE 5-like codes for MTSIPPSPLRRRLPLTIPHACRQQWNKFRHSKISVRQNIQEDMADISAECMAEYDDIVSRMFDSEEEGFEFYNKYALEKGFSVRKGYVEWDEANEKIILRKLVCSREGCREEKHMKRKREDRKRKPQNITRVGCKSKFVIARVAKTGRWFVKDFIDEHNHPLAPRDLACFLRSHRRISDEQKADIIEMQSVGIRKHKIMDVLCMQSGGYDHVGCMLRDIYNFCHRYKQETVAAGDAQTVIRHMMARQERDPDYFFKYLVDKDGHLKGLFWSDTQSRLDYEAFGDVVVFDSTYRTNKYNLPFVPFVGLNHHRSTVIFGCGIISHETNEAYEWMLRTFSEAMLQKHPISVITNGDLAMQRAIRVVWPDSYHRLCVWHIQQNIVRHLHDDEVREEFRSFIYDSSSIEEHERKWIEFLRRNEVTSEESWLHQMYQMRKLWCAPYLVGRCFLGLSSNQRSESLNSMLHTHLEGKMTLFDMLEHYERCLSGRRLNEAILDIVALQSIPFTDADASSLEKHAARVFTPCMFQLVRWSINAVSKCVISEILDAWELTTYVVAKIDRREKKFEVRCEMKEGSLYRISCSCRKLECLGTPCSHIFYILGIRQVEVLPRCCVPMRWTMSAKSAFPPTRKSEMYDYSASLVRYRELRNLSHVACFRACQSSEEYQRLKMILSEQVGSKESSRGQEECIRFGPVLPQTTEIDCGDLEKVLDPVHVQGRGAPKKRLQAKMKKQRSKRKCGYCGVEGHDRRTCNKLKEQTVSYNSLYKAIGKMDAAAEPQESDVVLLAKWPTRLYPM; via the exons ATGACGAGTATCCCTCCCAGCCCCCTGCGCCGCCGTCTGCCTCTGACGATTCCGCACGCGTGTAGGCAACAGTGGAACAAATTCAGACATTCAAAGATATCCGTCCGTCAAAATATTCAG GAAGATATGGCCGATATAAGTGCTGAGTGTATGGCTGAGTACGACGACATTGTCAGCAGGATGTTTGATAGCGAGGAAGAGGGTTTTGAGTTCTATAACAAGTATGCTCTTGAGAAAGGCTTTAGTGTGAGGAAAGGATATGTTGAGTGGGATGAAGCGAACGAGAAGATAATTCTGAGGAAACTTGTTTGTAGTCGTGAAGGTTGCCGTGAAGAGAAGCACatgaagaggaagagagaagataggAAGAGGAAGCCACAGAATATCACTCGTGTGGGGTGTAAATCGAAATTTGTCATTGCAAGAGTCGCGAAAACAGGGCGTTGGTTTGTGAAGGATTTCATCGATGAACACAACCATCCTTTGGCCCCACGAGACCTTGCTTGCTTTTTGCGTTCCCACAGAAGAATCAGTGACGAGCAGAAAGCGGAcattatagagatgcaaagtgttgGAATCCGGAAACACAAAATCATGGATGTGTTGTGCATGCAGTCCGGTGGATATGACCATGTTGGATGCATGCTGAGGGACATCTATAACTTCTGTCATCGCTACAAGCAGGAAACAGTCGCTGCTGGTGATGCTCAGACGGTGATCCGTCACATGATGGCGCGGCAAGAGAGAGACCCAGATTATTTCTTCAAATACTTGGTTGATAAAGATGGGCATCTGAAGGGATTGTTCTGGTCCGATACTCAATCCCGCCTTGACTACGAGGCTTTCGGTGATGTTGTGGTTTTTGATAGCACATATAGGACCAATAAGTACAATCTACCATTTGTTCCGTTTGTCGGGTTGAATCACCACCGCAGCACAGTTATCTTTGGATGCGGGATAATATCTCATGAAACTAACGAGGCGTACGAGTGGATGTTGCGGACATTTTCTGAAGCCATGTTGCAGAAGCATCCGATATCTGTAATCACTAATGGGGACCTTGCAATGCAAAGAGCGATCAGGGTGGTGTGGCCTGACTCATACCACAGGCTGTGCGTATGGCACATTCAGCAGAACATCGTACGCCATTTGCATGATGATGAGGTTAGGGAAGAATTCAGATCTTTCATATATGACTCGTCTTCTATTGAAGAGCATGAGAGAAAATGGATAGAGTTCTTACGAAGGAATGAAGTGACAAGTGAGGAGTCATGGTTGCATCAGATGTATCAGATGAGGAAGTTGTGGTGTGCTCCATACCTGGTGGGGCGCTGTTTCTTAGGATTGAGCAGCAATCAGCGGAGTGAGAGCCTAAACTCCATGCTACATACACATCTTGAGGGTAAGATGACCTTGTTTGATATGTTAGAGCACTATGAGCGTTGCCTTTCGGGACGACGCTTGAACGAGGCGATCCTAGACATCGTGGCCTTGCAGTCCATTCCATTTACAGACGCTGATGCTTCAAGTCTCGAGAAACATGCTGCCCGGGTTTTCACGCCTTGTATGTTTCAGTTGGTCAGATGGAGCATAAATGCTGTCAGCAAATGTGTTATCAGCGAGATACTAGATGCATGGGAGTTGACTACATATGTTGTGGCTAAGATCGATAGAAGAGAGAAGAAGTTTGAAGTGCGCTGTGAGATGAAGGAAGGTTCTTTGTATAGGATAAGTTGTTCTTGTCGTAAGCTGGAATGCTTGGGAACACCATGCTCTCACATATTCTACATCTTGGGAATACGTCAAGTGGAAGTGCTGCCTAGGTGTTGTGTTCCCATGAGGTGGACGATGAGTGCGAAGTCTGCATTCCCTCCGACCAGAAAGAGTGAGATGTACGACTATTCGGCAAGCCTTGTGAGGTACCGTGAGTTGCGGAATTTGAGTCACGTAGCATGTTTCCGGGCATGTCAATCTAGTGAGGAGTATCAGCGTCTGAAGATGATTCTGAGTGAACAAGTTGGCAGCAAGGAATCAAGCCGTGGTCAGGAGGAATGCATTAGGTTTGGTCCGGTGCTACCACAGACGACGGAAATTGATTGTGGAGATTTGGAAAAGGTTCTGGACCCAGTGCATGTGCAAGGCCGAGGTGCACCGAAGAAAAGGTTGCAGGCAAAGATGAAGAAGCAAAGGTCAAAGAGGAAATGTGGCTACTGTGGGGTGGAAGGTCATGATCGGCGTACATGCAATAAATTGAAAGAG CAAACTGTTAGCTACAACTCTCTGTACAAGGCCATTGGCAAAATGGACGCAGCTGCTGAGCCTCAAGAGAGTGATGTTGTGTTGCTGGCGAAGTGGCCCACCCGCCTCTATCCTATGTGA
- the LOC119272639 gene encoding uncharacterized protein LOC119272639 encodes MQFIVHVDEELSHVPEAYHNKKPGMMTVLEPAKVDWQIMVKNLRYHGYKGEADLYYIKPGCVPPEGMVKMSGQHDVDEMLHTLEGIKKCHLYIVKNCAFPDYSDDDMSEQDMSEEDIYACGYIDIGERDMGEYGSSPKRKKIADNNRKKALDFGSSDEPLQ; translated from the exons ATGCAATTTATTGTTCATGTGGACGAAGAACTTTCTCATGTTCCTGAAGCATACCACAACAAGAAACCCGGTATGATGACAGTACTTGAACCTGCCAAGGTGGACTGGCAGATAATGGTGAAAAATTTGCGTTACCATGGGTACAAAGGGGAAGCAGATTTGTACTACATCAAGCCTGGGTGCGTACCACCAGAAGGAATGGTAAAGATGTCAGGCCAGCATGACGTCGATGAAATGTTGCACACTTTAGAAGGGATAAAGAAATGTCATTTGTACATTGTGAAGAATTGTGCATTCCCAGATTATAGCGACGATGACATGTCTGAACAG GACATGTCCGAAGAAGACATATATGCATGTGGGTACATAGATATCGGCGAGAGGGACATGGGAGAATATGGGTCATCGCCCAAAAGGAAGAAAATTGCAGATAACAATAGGAAGAAAGCATTGGATTTCGGCAGCAGTGATGAGCCTCTTCAGTAG
- the LOC119272802 gene encoding uncharacterized protein LOC119272802 — protein sequence MDSKARHNRVDDDKYLHQARQEMEKNMQREQEVMDKNLKQERATVDRMRKEECAAMEQMMKEERAAMDQRLKHFHDDMDLKLKQERKNLDHAMQLERGRMEFNIMQARANMDLMLKQERNDMNHKTKMEEIRMEGNIMQDRILQLERGKMGFNNIQTRVGMDLNLPHDRNDLDYKAKMEETRMEGNTIQDHANTRLKDDKAKMEEIRMKGGMMQDHASIGTKYLYM from the exons ATGGATTCAAAGGCACGGCACAACCGTGTGGATGATGACAAGTACTTGCATCAGGCGCGTCAAGAGATGGAAAAGAATATGCAGCGGGAGCAAGAGGTGATGGACAAGAATCTGAAGCAGGAGCGGGCAACCGTGGACCGCATGAGGAAGGAGGAGTGTGCagccatggaacagatgatgaaagAGGAGCGTGCAGCCATGGATCAGAGGTTGAAGCATTTCCATGACGATATGGACCTAAAGTTGAAGCAGGAGCGCAAGAACTTGGATCACGCTATGCAGCTCGAGCGTGGCAGGATGGAATTCAATATCATGCAGGCGCGTGCGAACATGGACCTTATGTTGAAGCAGGAGCGTAATGACATGAATCACAAGACCAAGATGGAGGAAATCCGCATGGAAGGGAATATAATGCAAGACCGCATTCTACAACTCGAGCGTGGTAAGATGGGCTTCAATAACATCCAGACGCGTGTGGGCATGGACCTTAACTTACCACATGACCGCAATGATCTGGATTACAAGGCCAAGATGGAGGAGACCCGCATGGAAGGAAATACGATACAGGACCATGCTAATACACGCCTGAAG GATGACAAGGCCAAGATGGAGGAGATCCGCATGAAAGGGGGTATGATGCAAGACCATGCTAGTATAGGCACGAAG TACCTCTACATGTAG